GGTACTTGTTCGCTATCGGTCATGCACGAGTACTTAGGCTTGGAGAGTGGTCTCCCCATGTTCGAACAGGATTTCACGTGTCCCGCCCTACTCTAGGACAATGAGTGTTCTACGCGTACGGGGCTGTCACCCACTATGGCCAAGCTTTCCAACTTGTTCCGCTTTATTCCTCATTGCCACTGGCCTGGTCCGCGTTCGCTCGCCACTACTTGCGGAGTCTCGGTTGATGTCCTTTCCTTCGGGTACTTAGATGTTTCAGTTCCCCGAGTTCGCTTCTTACCCCTATGTATTCAGGATAAGATACCTTATTAACAATGCTTGGAAACCTGACACGTCCCAACCCCTTCAGAGACCGCAGAACCCACGCTGCATCAGCAGCGACGGCCCTTGGCCTTGCGAAGCCAAACGGCTTCGAGCCTTTTCCCTCGATCACTCGAAGTCAAAAGGCTGGTCAAGACAGTTCAGATTTCCCAAGCATTTAAGGTGGGTTTCCCCATTCGGAAATCCATGGATCAAAGCTTATTCGCAGCTCCCCACGGCTTATCGCAGCGTATCACGTCCTTCATCGCCTGTGCATGCCAAGGCATCCACCAAATGCCCTTATTCCACTTAATCGTTCTCATTGCCAATGCTCATCATCTCGCTGTCGCCTCCAAAGGAAACGAGCAACAGGCCGGGTTACCTTTTACAACCCAACCAAACCAATGATGCCATCGACGTGTTCGATAGATCTGCTTTATTGGAGCTACGCCGAGCAGCTCACTTGCAGTCTATCTTAAGACCAGCTTCTCGAGATCAAATCCGGTACCGCGCGGTCAGGCAACGGTAATCCGATCGTTTGTCAGACAACACCGAAGTGTCGAACAACGCACGATCCAGAGTGACAAGCTTCCTTCCTACCTCCAATCCTTCACCAAAATCAGGTCGGCTAGACCATCCTAGGGATCATCAGGAAAGGGCTCGGACATCGCAAGGTTTCCCTCACAATACCTGGAAGCCTCCAGATCAATCTTCTCTTCACAATGTACCAGAACAGACAGAACTCAATCGAGCGCTGTAAACTTTATTTTTTCTTCAGAAGACAAAATTCCGTACGCCACCAAACAGGTCCAGAGGACCACGCGGACCGTTCCGCGGCCCGTCCAGAGCGCAGCAGCGTAAGCTGCGACAGCGTCAGGACAGTGTAAATGGTGGAGCTGAGCGGGATCGAACCGCTGACCCCCTGCTTGCAAAGCAGGTGCTCTCCCAGCTGAGCTACAGCCCCATCCAGCTCGATCACCGAAGATCCGTAAACCTTCAGCTCGGCAACATTTTCCACATCAATCAATCACCAGCTCAACGCCCAGCGCCACAATTCACATATGCAAATGGTGGGCCCGGGTAGACTTGAACTACCGACCCCACGCTTATCAAGCGTGTGCTCTAACCAACTGAGCTACGGGCCCATTCAGGCAAACCGATAGATACGGTCTTTTGTCTTCATGAAGAAAGAGAAACGTAGACGGCGGTTCGCGCCATACCAATGGATGCAAGCATCTCATGGCGTATGTGTTTCGATGGTCACCTGACTGGCGCCATCTATTGTTCTAAAAAGCACGGGAAGGTTCATCTCAAGGCAAGTCAAAGACTTGTCCGGAGCGTCTTACCGTTCCACAGCTTCCTTAGAAAGGAGGTGATCCAGCCGCAGGTTCCCCTACGGCTACCTTGTTACGACTTCACCCCAGTCGCTGACCCTACCGTGGTTCGCTGCCTCCTTGCGGTTAGCGCACGACCTTCGGGTAAAACCAACTCCCATGGTGTGACGGGCGGTGTGTACAAGGCCCGGGAACGTATTCACCGCAGCATGCTGATCTGCGATTACTAGCGATTCCAACTTCATGCACTCGAGTTGCAGAGTGCAATCCGAACTGAGATGGCTTTTGGAGATTAGCTCGACCTCGCGGTCTCGCTGCCCACTGTCACCACCATTGTAGCACGTGTGTAGCCCAGCCCGTAAGGGCCATGAGGACTTGACGTCATCCCCACCTTCCTCTCGGCTTATCACCGGCAGTCCCCTTAGAGTGCCCAACTGAATGCTGGCAACTAAGGGCGAGGGTTGCGCTCGTTGCGGGACTTAACCCAACATCTCACGACACGAGCTGACGACAGCCATGCAGCACCTGTCTCTGTGTCCCCGAAAGGAAAGCTACGTCTCCGTAGCGGTCACAGGATGTCAAGAGCTGGTAAGGTTCTGCGCGTTGCTTCGAATTAAACCACATGCTCCACCGCTTGTGCGGGCCCCCGTCAATTCCTTTGAGTTTTAATCTTGCGACCGTACTCCCCAGGCGGAATGTTTAATGCGTTAGCTGCGCCACCGACAAGTCAACTTGCCGACGGCTAACATTCATCGTTTACGGCGTGGACTACCAGGGTATCTAATCCTGTTTGCTCCCCACGCTTTCGCACCTCAGCGTCAGTAATGGACCAGTAAGCCGCCTTCGCCACTGGTGTTCCTGCGAATATCTACGAATTTCACCTCTACACTCGCAATTCCACTTACCTCTTCCATACTCAAGATAACCAGTATCAAAGGCAGTTCCGCAGTTGAGCTGCGGGATTTCACCCCTGACTTAATTATCCGCCTACGTGCGCTTTACGCCCAGTAATTCCGAACAACGCTAGCCCCCTTCGTATTACCGCGGCTGCTGGCACGAAGTTAGCCGGGGCTTCTTCTCCGACTACCGTCATTATCTTCATCGGTGAAAGAGCTTTACAATCCTAAGACCTTCATCACTCACGCGGCATGGCTGGATCAGGCTTGCGCCCATTGTCCAATATTCCCCACTGCTGCCTCCCGTAGGAGTTTGGGCCGTGTCTCAGTCCCAATGTGGCTGATCATCCTCTCAGACCAGCTATGGATCGTCGCCTTGGTAGGCCTTTACCCCACCAACTAGCTAATCCAACGCGGGCTCATCATACCCCGATAAATCTTTCCCCCTAAGGGCGTATACGGTATTAATTCCAGTTTCCCGGAGCTATTCCGTAGGGTACGGTAGATTCCCACGCGTTACTCACCCGTCTGCCGCTCCTCTTGCGAGGCGCTCGACTTGCATGTGTTAAGCCTGCCGCCAGCGTTCGTTCTGAGCCAGGATCAAACTCTCAAGTTGAGAATTCAATCTAGACTAATCACTGTATGTTCTGAATCGACGAGAACTCACTCGGCCATGTCTTCGCGTCTCAAAACCGCATCACTGCAATTCCAAAACAACATAACCTGGTGTTCTCATATCAAAACGTGACCGTCATTGTCTTCTATCAGCAGGATTGTTGCCAACCCCACCAACGCGACGCCGCCGTCCACGTTTCTCTTTCTTCTATCTTCAATTGTCAAAAAACAGACGATAAAAACCGTCAAAACTTCCACCACCCGAAACCAGAAGGTTCCAGAAAAACCAGGCCTAAAACCCAATCTATCGTGATCTTACAGTCAACAGAACCCTTCGTCGCTTCCGCGCCGCCGCTCCGTTTGCTGTGAGGCGGTTTCTAGGCCCACATCCACAATATGTCAAACCGGTTTTTATAAGTTTTATGACGTTTCGCGTAAATTACTGAAAATAAACAGAAATATCAGCGGATTTTTACGGGAGGCATGCGTGTGGACCGGTTTTCGATGGGAATCACCATCTTAGAACACGTTCTTTTCTTCTCCGTGACGGCGAACTTGCTAAGGTTCTGACCAATCATTGGTTTGGAGACCACACTATGCTTGTGTTGAATGAGGATGAGACGGCGCATGCGCTGGGTTGGGCTAATCTGATCGGTGCCTTGAAGGATATGTTCGCTTGCGACTGCCGGATGCCGGTCCGGCATCATCATACAGTGGAAGTGCCCGGACGTGCCGATGCCACCCTGCTCTTGATGCCCGCCTGGCTGCCCGGCAGATATTGTGGGGTCAAGCTGGTTTCCGTTTTTCCGGACAATCATCTCTCTGGTCTTCCCGCTGTGCAGGGAGGCTATTTGCTGACCTCGGGCGAAACAGGAGCGATGCTGGCTCTTATTGATGGCGGGGTTCTGACAGCACGGCGCACTGCGGCGGCGTCTGCCCTGGCGGCAAGCTATCTGGCGCGGGAGGATGCATCGCATATGGTGATGGTGGGAACGGGACGTCTTTCACTCCATCTTATAGAAGCCCATGCGTCCATCCGACCGCTCACCCAGATTTCTATCTGGGGCCGCAATTCAGCCAAGGCAGAAGAAACGGCAGCCGCAGCCCGTGAGCTCGGTTTTTCTGCTCAGGCTGTGACAGGGCTTGAAGAGGTTGCGCAGCAGGCGGATATTATTTCCTGCGCCACCCTGACAACCGATCCGTTGATTGAAGGAGACTGGCTTAAACCTGGCGCCCATGTCGATCTCGTTGGTGGTTTCCGGCCTGTCATGCGCGAGGCGGATGATACGGCTATTCGAAGGGCGCGCGTCTATGTCGATACCCGCGCAGGCGCGATGGCTGAGGCTGGCGATATCGTACAGCCGCTCCGCAATGGCAGTCTGACCGCAGAGCAGATTCAAGGTGAACTCGCGGAGCTTGTCAGAGGCACTGTCGATGGGCGTAAGAACGCAGAGGAAATTACACTGTTCAAATCCGTTGGCGCTGCGCTAGAAGATCTCGCAGGCGCCATTCTGGCGTATGAAACCGTAAAGGCCCGGCAGGGTCGGCTGTGAGGTTTGACTCTTTCAAGGAAGAGCTGCCGATCGGTTGAGCCGGTTTCGATTTCCCTGACATATACAGTGATACGCAATTCCATGGCATTCTCTCTTCCTCCTTATCCCGTCAGTGAAATCCTGCCCCCTTTGGCGAAGGCATTGCGAGAGGGAAACCGTGCCGTTCTTTCCGCTCCTCCAGGGGCAGGCAAAACGACGCTTGTTCCACTCTACCTGCTCGACCAGCCATGGCGGGGCGATAACCGGATCATTCTGCTGGAGCCAAGGCGGCTGGCCGCGCGTGCTGCGGCCTCCCGCATGGCCTCCCTGATCGGCGAGACTGTGGGTGAAACGGTGGGCTACAGAATGCGGCTCGATAACCGCATCTCTGCCAAGACGCGGATTGAAGTGGTCACGGAGGGCGTGTTTGCCCGGATGATTCTGGAGGACCCCGAACTGTCAGGCATCGCCGCCGTGCTGTTTGATGAATTTCACGAGCGGTCACTGGATGCGGATTTCGGCCTGGCGCTGGCATTGGATTGCCAATCCGCCCTGCGCGATGATTTGCGGCTGATCGTCATGTCAGCGACGCTGGATGTGCAGCGGGTGGCAGGCCTGATGCAGGACCCACCGGTGCTGGAAAGTGCGGGGCGCAGCTTTCCCATCGATATCCGCCACCGCGACCGGCCCGGCACTGAGCGGATTGAAGACAGCGTCACCAGTGCCATTCTCGATGCCCATGCCAATGAAAGCGGGTCGATCCTTGCCTTTCTGCCCGGTCAGGCCGAAATCCGCCGCGTGGCGGAGCGGCTGGAGGGCCGGTTGCCAACCGCAACTTTGATTGCGCCGCTTTACGGCAATCTTTCACAAGCCGAGCAAGACCAGGCCATCAAGCCAACCACTCCCGGCGCCCGCAAAGTGGTTCTGGCCACATCGATTGCCGAAACCTCGATCACCATCGATGGAGTACGGATCGTCATCGACAGCGGGCTGCAACGCCTGCCGGTCTACGAACCCTCGACGGGTATTACGCGACTGGAAACCACCCGCGTTTCGCGCGCGTCCGCCGACCAGCGGGCCGGACGTGCCGGTCGAACCGAGCCGGGTATCGCCATCCGGCTGTGGCATGCCGGTCAAACGGCAGCGATGCCAGCCTTTACCCCGCCGGAAATTCTCGCCAGTGATCTGTCCGGTCTGGTGATGGACATGGCCCATTGGGGCGTGACCGATGCTTCTGCTTTATCCTTTATCGATCAGCCGC
The nucleotide sequence above comes from Agrobacterium vitis. Encoded proteins:
- a CDS encoding ornithine cyclodeaminase family protein, with product MLVLNEDETAHALGWANLIGALKDMFACDCRMPVRHHHTVEVPGRADATLLLMPAWLPGRYCGVKLVSVFPDNHLSGLPAVQGGYLLTSGETGAMLALIDGGVLTARRTAAASALAASYLAREDASHMVMVGTGRLSLHLIEAHASIRPLTQISIWGRNSAKAEETAAAARELGFSAQAVTGLEEVAQQADIISCATLTTDPLIEGDWLKPGAHVDLVGGFRPVMREADDTAIRRARVYVDTRAGAMAEAGDIVQPLRNGSLTAEQIQGELAELVRGTVDGRKNAEEITLFKSVGAALEDLAGAILAYETVKARQGRL